A genomic region of Bacillota bacterium contains the following coding sequences:
- the zapA gene encoding cell division protein ZapA: MNAREPELNDEKSRVTVKIYGEEYVIKGYAQPEYIEGIAAYVDKKMRLIGQKNPHLAVSKVAVLAALNIADELTKLQEDYDSLVRLLEEEKSLK; the protein is encoded by the coding sequence ATGAACGCGAGGGAACCGGAGCTTAACGATGAAAAAAGCAGGGTTACTGTTAAAATCTATGGGGAAGAGTACGTGATCAAGGGGTACGCTCAGCCTGAATATATCGAAGGGATCGCCGCTTACGTTGACAAGAAAATGCGCCTGATCGGGCAGAAAAACCCTCATCTTGCCGTAAGTAAAGTGGCAGTTTTAGCTGCATTAAATATTGCGGACGAATTAACCAAGCTTCAAGAAGATTATGATAGCTTGGTGAGACTTCTGGAGGAAGAAAAATCCCTGAAATAG
- the polX gene encoding DNA polymerase/3'-5' exonuclease PolX, protein MTNWEICQIFDEIADLLEIIGENSFKVRAYRRAARVLENTYLEVEQLVQENRLEELPGIGAALAAKIKELTETGRLRYHQELKQKVPPGLREMLLIPGVGAKTVQIIYQHLHLTSLEELEVAARTQRLRELPGIGKKTEAAIVRGLELMRERQKRWPLHVATAIAREIKKYLEREVIAERVEVAGSYRRGRETVGDLDFVVASEHPPAVVKKFVAAPWVREIVAEGEMKATILTQWGIQADLLAVKPSLFISALQHFTGSPAHNISLREGAREQGWKISEYGIFQQEKPYHPESEEDFYKLLGMAFIPPELREDRGEIEAARLGKLPKLVEKKDIKGDLHIHSNWSDGVNTLEELALAAQARGYQYLAITDHSKSLGVTRGLTEERLLQQRDEISRLNRELKDFHVLAGIEVDILSNKELDFDDKILAETDLVIASIHSGFKQDRETLTERVLAALKNEHVDILGHPTGRLLGRRDPYPLDVSRVLEVAAQTGTALEINASPDRLDLKDVYIREGRELGVVFAVNTDAHDLHYLDDMQYGVQTARRGWAEAKDIINTFSFRKLKTWLKKRG, encoded by the coding sequence ATGACCAATTGGGAGATATGCCAGATCTTTGACGAAATTGCGGATCTTTTGGAAATCATCGGGGAGAACTCCTTTAAAGTCCGGGCTTACCGGAGGGCTGCCCGCGTCCTGGAGAATACATACCTGGAAGTAGAACAACTTGTCCAGGAAAACAGGCTTGAAGAGCTTCCCGGAATTGGAGCGGCGCTCGCGGCAAAAATTAAAGAATTGACAGAAACAGGCCGTCTTCGCTATCATCAGGAACTCAAACAGAAAGTGCCCCCAGGTCTGCGGGAAATGCTGCTGATCCCCGGGGTAGGTGCCAAGACGGTTCAAATTATCTATCAACACCTCCACCTCACTTCGCTTGAGGAACTGGAAGTTGCAGCCCGGACGCAGCGCCTCCGGGAATTACCAGGTATCGGTAAAAAAACCGAAGCAGCAATTGTGCGTGGGCTCGAGTTAATGCGGGAGCGCCAGAAGCGCTGGCCCTTACATGTTGCAACCGCAATCGCCAGAGAAATCAAAAAATACCTGGAACGAGAGGTGATCGCGGAAAGGGTCGAAGTCGCCGGGAGTTACCGGCGCGGCAGGGAAACCGTGGGAGATCTTGACTTTGTAGTGGCATCCGAACACCCCCCGGCCGTTGTCAAGAAGTTCGTGGCGGCTCCCTGGGTGCGGGAGATTGTGGCGGAGGGGGAAATGAAGGCGACGATCCTGACTCAGTGGGGGATCCAGGCCGATCTCTTAGCAGTGAAACCCTCCCTTTTTATTTCTGCTTTACAGCATTTTACCGGTTCACCTGCCCACAACATTTCCCTGCGGGAAGGGGCGCGCGAGCAGGGTTGGAAAATCAGTGAATACGGGATTTTTCAGCAGGAGAAGCCCTACCACCCGGAATCGGAAGAAGATTTCTATAAACTTTTAGGAATGGCTTTCATTCCTCCAGAGTTGAGAGAGGACCGGGGAGAGATTGAAGCGGCGCGGCTTGGAAAGCTTCCCAAGCTTGTTGAGAAAAAAGATATTAAAGGAGATCTTCATATTCACAGCAATTGGAGTGATGGAGTTAATACCCTCGAAGAGCTGGCACTGGCCGCGCAGGCGCGAGGTTACCAGTACCTGGCAATTACCGACCATTCGAAATCGCTCGGTGTTACCCGCGGCTTGACGGAAGAGAGGTTGCTCCAGCAGCGGGATGAAATTTCCCGTTTAAATCGAGAGCTCAAAGATTTTCATGTTTTAGCCGGTATTGAAGTTGACATTCTCTCGAATAAAGAATTGGATTTCGATGATAAAATTCTCGCGGAAACGGATCTCGTGATCGCATCTATTCATTCCGGTTTTAAGCAGGATCGGGAAACTTTAACCGAGCGGGTCCTTGCTGCTCTAAAAAACGAACATGTGGATATTCTGGGCCACCCTACCGGCCGCTTACTCGGGCGCAGAGATCCCTACCCCCTGGATGTTTCCCGGGTTCTGGAAGTGGCCGCGCAAACGGGGACCGCCCTGGAAATCAATGCTTCCCCCGACCGCCTCGACCTCAAAGATGTTTATATTCGGGAGGGGAGAGAGTTGGGAGTGGTTTTCGCGGTAAACACAGATGCCCACGATCTGCATTACCTGGACGATATGCAGTACGGCGTTCAGACTGCGAGGCGGGGATGGGCCGAGGCAAAGGATATCATCAATACCTTTTCGTTCCGAAAATTGAAGACGTGGCTGAAAAAAAGAGGTTAG
- the crcB gene encoding fluoride efflux transporter CrcB has protein sequence MFFYLLSIGTGGAVGALARYYAGRLIMERWGRVFPLGTFFVNITGSFLLCMISTWATRGGILSPYLEVALSTGFLGAYTTFSTFAYEAIKLLEDREAFTALTYVIGSILVGLGAGWLGLLAGFHLLF, from the coding sequence ATGTTTTTTTATCTACTCAGCATTGGAACGGGAGGGGCTGTGGGTGCGCTGGCCCGTTATTATGCAGGTCGCTTGATCATGGAAAGGTGGGGCCGGGTCTTTCCTCTGGGTACCTTTTTTGTAAATATTACCGGCTCTTTCCTCCTTTGCATGATCTCTACCTGGGCAACCCGGGGTGGAATACTCTCTCCCTACCTGGAGGTCGCCCTCTCAACCGGATTTCTCGGGGCCTATACGACCTTTTCCACTTTTGCCTATGAAGCAATTAAGCTTCTGGAGGACCGGGAAGCGTTTACAGCCTTAACCTATGTTATCGGGAGCATTCTAGTAGGCTTGGGAGCAGGCTGGTTAGGTTTGTTGGCAGGCTTTCATTTGCTCTTTTAA
- a CDS encoding DUF3656 domain-containing protein produces MFKGKKPELLAPAGGPQALRAAVENGADAVYLGGRSFGARAYAENFTRKELIDALRYAHVRGVKVYVTVNTLVDNREFGRLADYLFFLYWEGVDALLVQDLGVARFIRGLLPDFPLHGSTQMTVHNAAGVKFLAGLGFSRVVLARETSFENLRAIRRQAPLELEIFVHGALCICYSGQCLFSSLVGGRSGNRGRCAQPCRLPYTLVDERERDLSTGCVGHHLLSPKDLMLIQELPALIQIGIDALKIEGRMKRPEYVATVVRIYRNALDRAFRDPEHYRVTPEEVRDLAQIFNRGFTTGYFYGNPRQALMGYQKPNNRGLYLGRVIQARPHHQKVVIRTRVPLQVGDGIEFWTKGGGREGLSVSSLFVRGRSQKEVEPESEVEISVPFPVKPGDRIFKIHDQRLMQLARESFTGPAQRRIPIVVRAQARLEEPLILEAWDPEGLHVTARGNFPGERASKHPLIPEVLRAQVDRLGNTPFSLAGFDCEVEQGVMFPLSEINAVRRSLVASLEEVRLQRFKRILPEDVQNRATSFWGSLRTRAQAARKFPLRPFLAVAVSDYAGLQAALTGGADVLYFGGISYRGREPWDWDRVARGVAVCRERGVGAYLIIPRIWQERDKGNVCESLEKARELSCDGVLVGDLGGLFLALQKGFHVVTDFSVPVFNDPAVLMLLERGGIRFTLSPELNREQLEKFLFRETPFLEFLVHGAVPVMISEHCAAGAVTAKGNPCPRICEKSSCYLKDRRGYLFPLMMDEKCRMTLYNARELCLIEYINDVFAAGYGTIRLELRFYRADLVREITAIYRRACDLFQTGCWEKGSGKESWDRLAQIAPLGLTRGHYLRGVLGEAEGGLEELDGQVFSEKT; encoded by the coding sequence ATGTTTAAGGGAAAGAAGCCTGAACTGCTTGCTCCTGCGGGAGGCCCCCAGGCTTTACGGGCTGCCGTAGAAAACGGGGCTGATGCTGTTTATTTAGGGGGCAGGTCGTTTGGGGCGCGGGCCTATGCGGAAAACTTTACCCGAAAAGAGTTGATTGATGCCCTCCGGTACGCTCATGTGCGGGGTGTAAAGGTGTACGTCACGGTTAATACCCTGGTTGACAACAGGGAATTCGGGAGATTAGCCGATTACCTGTTTTTTTTGTACTGGGAAGGTGTGGATGCCCTGCTTGTGCAAGATCTGGGTGTCGCCAGGTTCATCAGGGGCCTGCTGCCCGATTTTCCCCTCCACGGCAGCACTCAGATGACAGTGCACAACGCGGCAGGCGTGAAATTTCTAGCCGGTTTAGGTTTCTCCCGGGTTGTCCTTGCCCGGGAGACCTCCTTTGAGAATTTACGGGCAATCAGGCGACAGGCGCCTTTAGAACTCGAGATTTTCGTTCACGGGGCGCTCTGTATTTGTTACTCCGGGCAGTGTCTTTTCAGTAGCCTGGTAGGTGGACGGAGCGGAAACCGGGGTCGCTGCGCTCAGCCCTGCAGGCTTCCGTATACCCTTGTGGATGAGAGGGAAAGAGATCTCAGTACAGGTTGCGTTGGGCATCACTTGTTGAGCCCCAAAGACCTCATGCTCATCCAGGAACTTCCGGCACTCATTCAGATTGGTATCGATGCCCTAAAAATTGAAGGGCGGATGAAGCGGCCCGAGTACGTGGCGACAGTCGTCAGAATTTACCGGAATGCTCTCGACAGGGCCTTCCGGGATCCAGAGCATTACAGGGTTACCCCGGAAGAGGTCCGGGATCTCGCCCAGATTTTCAACCGGGGGTTTACCACCGGGTATTTTTACGGGAACCCGCGTCAGGCTTTAATGGGTTATCAAAAGCCGAACAACCGGGGGCTTTACCTGGGGCGGGTAATTCAAGCGAGACCTCACCATCAAAAGGTTGTTATCCGAACACGGGTTCCACTTCAGGTGGGTGACGGAATTGAATTCTGGACAAAAGGAGGGGGAAGGGAGGGATTAAGCGTTTCCAGCCTTTTTGTCCGGGGAAGGTCGCAAAAAGAAGTAGAGCCGGAAAGTGAAGTCGAGATTTCAGTACCTTTTCCCGTGAAACCGGGGGACCGGATCTTTAAGATCCATGATCAGAGATTGATGCAACTGGCCAGGGAGTCTTTTACAGGCCCTGCTCAGCGGAGGATACCGATTGTTGTGAGGGCCCAAGCGCGTCTTGAGGAGCCCTTAATCCTCGAAGCATGGGACCCTGAGGGCCTTCACGTTACAGCAAGAGGTAATTTTCCCGGGGAGCGTGCCTCGAAACACCCGCTGATACCGGAGGTGTTGCGGGCCCAGGTGGACCGCCTGGGGAATACCCCTTTTTCCCTGGCTGGATTTGATTGTGAAGTTGAACAGGGGGTAATGTTTCCTCTAAGCGAAATCAACGCCGTCCGCCGCTCTCTTGTCGCTTCACTTGAAGAGGTCCGCCTTCAAAGGTTCAAGCGTATTCTGCCGGAGGATGTTCAAAACCGGGCAACTTCATTTTGGGGATCATTGCGAACCCGGGCCCAAGCCGCCAGAAAATTCCCCCTGAGGCCTTTTCTTGCGGTCGCTGTAAGCGATTACGCGGGATTGCAAGCGGCACTTACTGGGGGTGCTGATGTCTTATATTTCGGGGGAATCTCCTACCGGGGAAGGGAGCCCTGGGACTGGGATCGGGTCGCCAGGGGTGTCGCCGTGTGCCGGGAACGGGGAGTCGGAGCTTATTTAATTATCCCCCGGATCTGGCAGGAGCGAGACAAGGGGAATGTATGCGAATCACTTGAAAAGGCGCGGGAATTAAGTTGCGATGGAGTACTCGTAGGGGATTTGGGGGGTCTCTTTCTTGCCCTGCAAAAAGGTTTTCATGTGGTGACCGATTTTTCTGTCCCCGTTTTTAATGACCCTGCGGTTCTCATGCTTTTAGAGCGGGGTGGAATCAGGTTTACGCTTTCTCCCGAATTAAACCGGGAGCAACTGGAGAAATTTCTTTTCCGGGAAACACCATTTCTCGAGTTTTTGGTACATGGCGCGGTTCCTGTCATGATCAGCGAACACTGCGCTGCAGGGGCGGTGACAGCGAAGGGAAACCCCTGCCCCCGGATTTGTGAAAAGAGCTCTTGCTATTTAAAAGACCGCAGGGGCTACCTTTTCCCCTTAATGATGGATGAAAAGTGCCGGATGACCCTTTATAACGCCCGGGAGCTCTGCTTAATTGAGTATATTAATGATGTTTTCGCGGCGGGATATGGTACGATCAGGCTGGAACTTCGCTTTTACCGGGCAGATCTTGTCCGGGAAATTACCGCGATCTATCGCAGAGCCTGTGATTTATTTCAAACAGGCTGCTGGGAGAAGGGCTCAGGTAAGGAGTCCTGGGATCGCCTGGCTCAAATAGCGCCTCTGGGTCTAACGCGGGGCCACTATTTGCGCGGCGTCCTGGGTGAAGCTGAAGGAGGGCTGGAAGAGCTGGATGGACAGGTATTCTCTGAAAAAACTTGA
- a CDS encoding metalloenzyme — MGRGKGYHQYLFVPKIEDVAEKKRLENGVALAMKVLMVFLDGFGLGEPDQRKNPYVTAQTPFLDEILGGHLLYRREGPLINLNAVMVPTETCLGIPGLPQSASGQTTLWTGVNAAARVGFHVNGYPTGTLIKILEEASIFKKLKSSGKRVAFANAYRPEYFEQVAQRRRRHSSSTVAALSAGLALRTLDDLRFGRAVYQDITNEMLSRLGYEVPVRSPAEAGTRLARLAAGYDFTLFEYFQTDIAGHRQDFFRARHLLTLLDTFLKEITANVDPFEFLILVVSDHGNVEDLSTDTHTVNPVPTLIIGREARKFSGSIKSLEDITPLIVEILSKD, encoded by the coding sequence ATGGGCCGAGGCAAAGGATATCATCAATACCTTTTCGTTCCGAAAATTGAAGACGTGGCTGAAAAAAAGAGGTTAGAAAATGGGGTAGCCCTGGCAATGAAGGTGCTCATGGTTTTTCTTGATGGTTTTGGGTTAGGGGAACCAGATCAAAGAAAAAATCCCTACGTAACGGCACAGACCCCTTTTTTAGACGAAATATTAGGAGGTCATCTTCTTTACCGGAGAGAGGGACCGCTCATAAATTTGAATGCGGTAATGGTACCCACAGAAACCTGTTTGGGTATCCCGGGTCTTCCCCAAAGCGCATCAGGGCAAACTACGCTCTGGACCGGGGTCAACGCCGCGGCCCGGGTCGGATTCCATGTAAACGGTTATCCGACAGGAACCTTGATTAAGATCTTAGAAGAAGCCAGTATTTTTAAAAAGCTGAAAAGTTCAGGTAAAAGAGTGGCCTTCGCGAATGCCTACCGCCCGGAATATTTCGAACAGGTGGCGCAGCGCCGGCGGCGCCACTCGAGTTCTACGGTGGCCGCCCTGAGTGCCGGTTTGGCTTTACGCACACTTGATGATCTCCGCTTTGGCCGGGCTGTTTACCAGGATATTACCAATGAGATGCTTTCCAGGTTGGGTTATGAGGTGCCTGTACGCTCACCTGCAGAAGCGGGAACAAGGCTTGCAAGGCTCGCTGCCGGTTACGACTTCACTCTTTTTGAGTATTTCCAAACTGATATTGCCGGCCACCGCCAGGATTTCTTCCGGGCGCGGCATCTTCTTACTTTGCTGGATACTTTTTTAAAAGAAATTACAGCAAATGTCGATCCCTTTGAATTTCTTATACTGGTAGTGAGTGATCACGGAAATGTCGAAGATTTATCAACAGACACCCATACCGTGAACCCTGTACCCACGCTGATCATTGGCCGCGAAGCGCGAAAGTTCTCTGGTTCGATAAAGTCCCTGGAGGATATTACTCCCCTGATTGTTGAAATACTAAGTAAGGATTAG
- a CDS encoding DUF190 domain-containing protein produces the protein MLENGPAKLLKIYTGENEHWEGHALYHALVLKFRELGLAGVTVYRGLEGYGPEKRLRTSRILDLSVDLPIIIEVVDTEANINRVLPLVRDAVRKGLVIISDVEVVK, from the coding sequence ATGCTGGAAAATGGTCCGGCTAAGCTGCTGAAAATTTATACCGGGGAAAACGAACACTGGGAGGGTCACGCCCTTTACCACGCACTTGTGCTGAAGTTTCGGGAGCTTGGTCTCGCAGGAGTAACTGTTTACCGGGGGTTAGAGGGGTACGGGCCGGAAAAAAGACTCCGTACCAGCCGGATCCTGGATCTCTCGGTCGATCTGCCCATCATTATCGAAGTGGTGGATACCGAAGCGAATATTAACCGGGTTTTGCCCCTTGTGAGGGACGCTGTACGAAAGGGACTGGTAATAATTAGTGATGTAGAGGTTGTGAAATAG
- a CDS encoding NGG1p interacting factor NIF3 has translation MLIREIYELAVQKGIAADPRGESEVAKILEKQRKEYEELKESEKKDFDLEKLNNPYSDTRILYGEGNRDVRGVLTGIDIEVGEVLLADRLREKGKRIDLIISHHPEGKAMAALYEVMHLQEDMLHRLGVPINVAEGILVGRIAEVARRLLPLNHNRAVDVAKLLDFPLMCVHTPADNMVTKFLDRFFAEKAPETVGDIVKSLKELPEYQEAVKVNAGPKVIVGNEKKRAGKIFVDMTGGTGGAKEAFEKLATAGIGTVVCMHISEEHRKEAEKHHINVVVAGHIASDSLGMNLFLDELDRRGINILTCSGLIRVSRSE, from the coding sequence GTGTTAATTCGAGAGATTTATGAACTGGCGGTGCAAAAGGGGATCGCGGCGGACCCCAGAGGCGAATCCGAAGTTGCTAAAATTTTAGAGAAGCAGCGTAAAGAGTATGAGGAACTCAAAGAAAGCGAAAAAAAGGATTTCGATCTGGAAAAACTAAACAATCCTTATAGTGACACCCGGATTTTATATGGCGAAGGGAATCGTGATGTCCGGGGTGTTTTGACCGGGATCGATATTGAGGTAGGAGAGGTTCTTTTAGCTGACCGCTTACGGGAAAAGGGAAAGCGGATTGATCTCATTATTTCCCATCACCCCGAGGGGAAGGCAATGGCGGCCCTTTATGAAGTGATGCACCTCCAGGAGGACATGTTGCACCGGTTGGGGGTACCGATTAATGTGGCCGAGGGAATTTTGGTGGGAAGAATTGCCGAGGTGGCGCGCCGTTTGTTGCCTCTGAACCATAACCGCGCTGTCGATGTCGCGAAGCTTCTCGATTTCCCTTTGATGTGTGTGCATACTCCGGCCGATAATATGGTGACAAAGTTTCTGGACCGGTTTTTTGCCGAAAAAGCACCCGAAACTGTAGGAGATATCGTGAAATCCCTTAAGGAGTTGCCCGAATACCAGGAGGCGGTTAAGGTTAACGCCGGCCCCAAGGTAATCGTCGGCAATGAGAAGAAGCGGGCAGGGAAGATTTTTGTGGACATGACCGGCGGTACAGGAGGTGCTAAAGAGGCTTTTGAAAAACTGGCAACGGCAGGAATTGGAACGGTTGTTTGTATGCACATTTCGGAAGAACACCGCAAAGAGGCAGAAAAACACCATATCAATGTAGTTGTAGCCGGTCATATTGCCAGTGATTCTTTGGGAATGAACCTTTTTCTCGATGAACTGGACCGGCGTGGGATTAACATTCTTACATGTTCAGGTTTAATCCGGGTAAGCCGTTCAGAATAG
- the pheT gene encoding phenylalanine--tRNA ligase subunit beta — translation MRVSYQWLKDYLALDLPAAELAEKLTMVGLAVERVTPPVPGLEQIVVGKILELVPHPDSTRLLLCRVQTGSEILQIVSGAPNLKAGLNVAVAKPGVTLPSGIEVAVRSSRGERSEGLLCSGAELGTEEWGYGDERGVLVLDPAIPPGTRLDRTLGFDDQILEFELTPNRGDCLAIVNIAREVRALTGGKLNLPEIRLHESRERTEIFIRVEIADPALCRRYAGRVVRNVKIAPSPPWLQYRLRAAGIRPINNIVDVTNYVMLELGQPLHAFDYDRLEGAQIIVRRARPGEKLVSLDGVTRDLDEDMLVIADAQTPVALAGVMGGLASEVTEKTRNILLEAAYFDPLNIRRTAKVLEMRTESSQRFEKGINLDGVVRALNRAAQLIEQLDAGTVTAGVVDEYIRPAAPLAIRLRTARVNRVLGTHLTRAEVQELLSRLDFVCELCGPDSLLVNVPPYRLDIGEEIDLIEEVARLYGYHQIQATIPVGVLSQDVARRGEDSRKLITEVMISAGLDEVITYSFINENSLAKLKLPEESPFQQTVHLKNPLREEQGVLRTILLPGLIETIAYNYKHKLTNLGFFELGKVFVPSGETTLPEERMHLGIAVCGEVNRGWQEPGQVRDFYDVKGIVENLFVTLGVKDAIFQPWYNFSPLHPGRAAQILIRSEEAGFIGELHPDVLEHFEIPARVVVCELDLTKILPFTDIRKVFQPIPRYPGIARDLAVIVPVDVPAERVTKVILETGGELLRECRLFDVYQGPQVPAGSRSLAYSLFFQSPERTLTDDEVSLVHQQILEALVRQTGARLR, via the coding sequence ATAGTAAGTGGGGCACCCAACCTTAAGGCCGGTCTTAACGTAGCAGTGGCGAAACCCGGAGTAACCCTTCCGTCAGGGATAGAGGTAGCGGTGCGTTCTTCCAGGGGTGAAAGATCAGAAGGTCTTCTTTGTTCTGGCGCCGAGTTGGGTACCGAGGAATGGGGTTATGGAGATGAGCGGGGGGTGCTTGTCCTGGATCCCGCTATTCCACCCGGCACGAGGCTCGATCGCACCCTTGGTTTTGATGATCAAATCCTGGAATTCGAATTAACCCCTAACCGGGGTGACTGCCTGGCAATCGTGAATATTGCCCGGGAAGTAAGGGCGCTGACAGGTGGAAAGCTGAATTTACCGGAAATCAGACTTCATGAGAGCCGAGAGCGCACCGAAATTTTCATTCGGGTGGAAATCGCCGATCCTGCTTTATGCCGGCGCTATGCGGGCCGGGTCGTCCGCAACGTCAAAATTGCTCCTTCACCCCCCTGGCTCCAGTACAGGCTTAGGGCAGCAGGGATCAGGCCAATTAACAACATTGTTGATGTGACGAATTACGTCATGTTAGAGCTGGGCCAACCTCTCCATGCCTTCGATTACGACAGGTTGGAAGGGGCCCAAATTATCGTGCGCCGCGCCCGACCCGGAGAAAAACTGGTTTCTCTGGATGGAGTCACAAGGGACCTGGATGAGGATATGCTCGTCATAGCAGATGCGCAGACACCTGTTGCCCTGGCGGGTGTTATGGGCGGGTTGGCCAGTGAAGTAACGGAAAAGACGCGGAACATTCTCCTGGAGGCGGCCTATTTCGATCCCTTAAACATCAGGCGTACGGCAAAGGTGCTGGAGATGCGGACCGAGTCGTCGCAGCGTTTTGAGAAGGGTATCAATCTTGATGGCGTGGTGCGGGCGCTTAACCGCGCGGCGCAACTGATTGAGCAACTGGATGCCGGCACGGTTACTGCAGGGGTTGTCGATGAATATATCCGTCCTGCGGCACCCCTCGCAATCCGACTCAGAACTGCCAGGGTGAACCGCGTGTTAGGTACCCATTTAACCCGGGCCGAAGTCCAGGAACTTCTAAGCCGGCTGGATTTCGTTTGCGAACTCTGTGGCCCGGACAGCCTGCTTGTCAATGTCCCTCCCTACCGGCTTGATATTGGAGAAGAGATCGATTTGATTGAAGAAGTTGCCAGGCTTTACGGTTACCATCAGATCCAGGCGACAATTCCCGTCGGAGTACTTTCTCAAGACGTGGCCCGCCGCGGTGAAGACAGCAGAAAATTGATAACCGAAGTTATGATCAGTGCAGGTCTCGATGAAGTCATTACCTACAGCTTTATAAATGAGAATTCCCTGGCGAAACTCAAGCTTCCTGAAGAGAGTCCTTTCCAGCAAACAGTTCACCTTAAAAATCCTTTGCGGGAAGAGCAGGGGGTCCTGCGGACGATACTCCTGCCCGGCCTTATTGAAACAATTGCTTATAATTATAAGCACAAGCTAACGAATTTAGGTTTCTTCGAACTGGGGAAAGTTTTCGTGCCGTCGGGGGAAACAACGCTCCCGGAGGAGAGGATGCATCTGGGGATCGCTGTTTGTGGCGAAGTTAACCGGGGTTGGCAAGAACCGGGGCAGGTACGCGATTTTTATGATGTTAAAGGGATTGTAGAAAACCTTTTTGTAACCCTCGGTGTTAAAGATGCTATCTTCCAACCCTGGTACAACTTTTCTCCTCTTCATCCCGGCCGTGCGGCTCAAATATTAATCAGATCTGAAGAAGCGGGCTTCATTGGGGAATTGCATCCCGATGTCCTCGAACATTTTGAGATTCCAGCCCGCGTTGTAGTTTGTGAGCTTGATTTGACAAAAATTTTGCCCTTCACCGACATCAGGAAGGTATTTCAGCCGATCCCGCGGTACCCGGGTATCGCCAGGGACCTGGCGGTAATTGTGCCTGTGGACGTGCCGGCGGAGCGGGTCACAAAGGTTATTTTGGAAACAGGGGGAGAACTGCTCAGGGAATGCCGGCTTTTTGATGTTTATCAGGGCCCTCAGGTTCCCGCGGGAAGCCGGAGCCTCGCTTATTCTTTATTTTTCCAGTCCCCTGAAAGAACGCTTACCGATGATGAAGTTTCGCTCGTTCACCAACAGATTCTTGAGGCCCTTGTCAGACAAACAGGGGCCAGGCTCAGGTAA
- the crcB gene encoding fluoride efflux transporter CrcB has product MQTELAVCLHPFRPFLEEPVESTGRNWGSSLMDFFWVGLGGFFGALTRYGVGRAFLFLGTGFPYGTMVANITGSFLLGFIQVLALERFLLTPRVRLMLGVGFCGAYTTFSTFTRETFNLIHHQLLLPAFLYNGGTAVLCLLGAWLGMVAGRALSVALANSELLLSKARQTPGENIRNEAE; this is encoded by the coding sequence ATGCAGACGGAACTCGCTGTCTGTTTACATCCGTTTCGTCCTTTTCTAGAGGAGCCGGTTGAATCTACAGGACGGAACTGGGGGAGTAGCCTGATGGATTTTTTCTGGGTGGGTTTGGGCGGTTTTTTTGGGGCTTTAACCCGTTACGGGGTAGGAAGGGCGTTTCTTTTTTTAGGTACTGGATTTCCTTACGGGACGATGGTTGCGAATATTACCGGAAGTTTTCTCTTGGGTTTCATTCAGGTCTTAGCACTCGAAAGGTTTTTGTTAACCCCCCGGGTTCGCCTCATGCTGGGAGTCGGTTTTTGTGGTGCATATACTACCTTTTCCACCTTTACAAGGGAGACTTTTAATCTGATCCACCATCAACTACTGCTTCCTGCCTTTTTATATAATGGGGGAACGGCGGTCCTTTGTTTGCTGGGAGCCTGGCTCGGCATGGTCGCGGGAAGGGCGCTTTCCGTCGCCCTGGCAAACAGTGAGCTTCTTTTGAGTAAAGCGCGTCAGACCCCGGGTGAAAATATCAGGAATGAGGCGGAATAA